CCTAGTAACCCTTGAGGTGAGTAGCTGTTTAACCCCGCAGTCGGTAAGCGCACCAACCTCTCTCGCTAGCAAATCATTAGTATAAAAAAATTATTACGGGAGGGGAAAGCTCTGATGAGTAGCTTGGTCACCACAGTTTTTACTGGAATAACAACATTCGCAGTCACGAATCTTGATGATCTGATGATCCTTACACTTTTGTTTTCTCAGGTAAACCAAGTCTTGCGACGGCGGCATATTGTCATGGGGCAATACCTGGGATTTAGTGCACTAATTCTTTGCAGTATTCCTGGTTTTTGGGGAAGTTTAGTATTGCCCCAACAGTTGATCGGATTATTGGGTCTGGTACCAATCACTATGGGTCTGAGTCAGCTGTTAAACCCCGTGGATGAAAATCCACAGATATCACTGGAGTCA
Above is a window of Neosynechococcus sphagnicola sy1 DNA encoding:
- a CDS encoding cadmium resistance transporter, giving the protein MSSLVTTVFTGITTFAVTNLDDLMILTLLFSQVNQVLRRRHIVMGQYLGFSALILCSIPGFWGSLVLPQQLIGLLGLVPITMGLSQLLNPVDENPQISLESELTNGTPVLSFLSPQTYGVAAVTIAFFSLVGLAR